A single window of Bacillus mesophilus DNA harbors:
- a CDS encoding DUF4003 family protein, with product MNVTLANKVDQYTTVYLQLHKALKWKVTDSRTLMMAASLYVVKQKDFNLQRFIEISDDIKKNVGMFSTLNSPHRFTIAAMLDVQFENPIEKFFELMEIYDQLIDSKFSRDPFTYLCAYILLSNEVKDDLQTRIERSVSLYRGMKSNHFFLTSSSDYPLAVLLANKEGSVEQLLENIEHYYNKLNQNGFGKGNDLQFLSHVLSLHPANQNIVTERCTTLFDEFKRSHLKLKKMHYPVLGLLSFLDEGTKELDTIQEIVNQLNQQKQFKWHKDLNLIMAINFLMSEKMEDSSLLGTNMYTIIESMIQAQQAVMVASVTGAAIATSSDGG from the coding sequence ATGAATGTTACTTTAGCAAACAAAGTTGATCAATATACAACAGTCTATCTGCAACTTCACAAGGCCCTCAAGTGGAAGGTGACTGATTCACGGACATTAATGATGGCAGCTTCTTTGTATGTGGTTAAGCAAAAAGATTTTAACCTTCAACGTTTTATTGAAATTAGTGATGATATAAAAAAGAATGTAGGTATGTTCTCTACTTTAAACTCACCGCATCGGTTCACAATCGCCGCCATGCTGGATGTGCAATTTGAAAACCCTATCGAGAAATTCTTTGAATTAATGGAGATTTACGATCAGCTAATTGACTCTAAGTTTAGCCGAGATCCATTTACGTATCTGTGCGCATACATTCTTTTAAGCAATGAAGTGAAGGATGATTTACAAACGAGGATTGAACGAAGTGTATCATTGTACAGGGGGATGAAATCTAATCACTTTTTCCTTACTTCTTCTAGCGACTATCCACTTGCAGTCTTGTTAGCTAACAAAGAAGGCAGTGTGGAGCAACTTCTCGAAAACATCGAGCACTATTACAACAAGCTTAATCAAAACGGATTCGGAAAAGGTAATGATTTGCAGTTTTTAAGTCATGTATTATCTCTTCATCCAGCCAACCAAAACATTGTCACCGAACGTTGCACGACTCTTTTTGATGAATTCAAGCGAAGCCATTTAAAACTGAAAAAAATGCATTACCCTGTACTAGGATTACTCTCCTTTCTCGACGAAGGAACCAAGGAGCTCGACACCATTCAAGAAATCGTCAACCAACTTAACCAGCAAAAGCAGTTTAAATGGCACAAGGATCTAAACCTAATAATGGCCATTAATTTTCTCATGAGTGAAAAGATGGAAGACTCCAGCCTACTTGGCACCAATATGTACACCATCATAGAATCCATGATCCAGGCACAACAAGCCGTCATGGTTGCATCAGTCACTGGCGCTGCCATTGCAACAAGCTCAGATGGAGGTTAA
- a CDS encoding DUF3892 domain-containing protein, with translation MEAAEEPVVGLEQIIAVRKNDDDDIIAFKTSSGRELDYVTALQEAKEGKLSHVDVFHKYGRDIIRSEPDGIKENNLDQLPPF, from the coding sequence ATGGAAGCAGCTGAAGAGCCAGTCGTTGGTTTAGAACAGATCATCGCCGTAAGGAAGAATGATGATGATGATATTATTGCGTTCAAAACGAGCAGTGGTAGAGAGCTTGATTATGTTACTGCGCTTCAAGAGGCTAAAGAGGGTAAACTTTCACATGTCGATGTGTTCCATAAATATGGGCGTGATATTATTCGAAGTGAACCGGATGGGATTAAAGAAAATAATCTTGATCAATTGCCACCATTTTAA
- a CDS encoding response regulator transcription factor — MKILIVEDDKTIASGIEYSLQSEEYVTMVSYTFKQAESIIANGLGDIDLCLFDLSLPDGTGYQLCEMVKKRNDIPVIFLTALDDEVNVVMGLDMGADDYITKPFRVRELLSRIKSVLRRYNKQVQSKPYIDLENIRVNTLEGKVYKNGEEVLLTALEYRLLLIFANHIGQVLSRNQLLERIWDVAGDFVNDNTLTVYIKRLREKLEDDPHMPKIIKTVRGMGYKVGE; from the coding sequence ATGAAAATATTAATTGTAGAGGACGACAAGACGATTGCATCGGGTATCGAGTATTCCTTACAAAGCGAGGAATATGTGACCATGGTTTCATATACGTTCAAGCAGGCAGAATCAATCATAGCTAATGGTCTAGGAGACATTGATTTATGTTTATTTGATTTATCATTGCCAGATGGAACCGGATATCAGCTGTGTGAAATGGTGAAAAAACGGAATGATATTCCGGTTATTTTTTTAACTGCACTTGATGATGAAGTGAATGTTGTGATGGGACTTGATATGGGAGCAGATGATTATATTACCAAGCCATTTCGTGTTCGTGAGCTACTATCAAGAATAAAATCAGTCTTACGTCGTTATAACAAGCAAGTTCAATCCAAGCCTTATATCGATCTTGAAAACATTCGCGTGAATACATTAGAAGGAAAGGTATACAAAAACGGTGAAGAGGTGCTGTTGACCGCGCTAGAATATCGCTTGCTTCTTATTTTTGCGAATCATATTGGACAAGTCTTGAGTAGAAATCAATTACTAGAACGAATTTGGGATGTAGCCGGAGATTTTGTTAATGATAATACATTAACCGTTTATATTAAAAGGTTACGAGAAAAGCTTGAGGATGATCCTCACATGCCAAAGATTATTAAAACTGTACGTGGAATGGGCTACAAGGTGGGGGAGTAA
- a CDS encoding aminoimidazole riboside kinase, with translation MKKGVISLGEALIDFIPLDPDNTTYQKSPGGAPANVAVGVARLGATSTFVGKVGDDVLGRFLKDTLEDYKVKTSRMILSSEAKTGVVFVTNAENGERSFEFYIYPSADQFLRDSELVKEDFTTHKILHIGSISMINQPAKDATLAAVALAKENGMLISYDPNLRLGLWKSEQAARETIISMLPQADLLKLSEEELEFLTGEKDIQAGVQQLKDYNIPLIFITLGAEGSHIFTANGHTHVPAMKVQAIDTTGAGDAFVSGLLYCLQEYEGSLTAITLEEAEEMAKFAAVSGALAASTKGAMTALPTLDEVRKQLGT, from the coding sequence ATGAAAAAAGGAGTCATCTCACTAGGAGAAGCATTAATTGATTTCATCCCACTTGACCCGGATAATACAACCTACCAAAAAAGCCCGGGTGGAGCACCAGCGAATGTGGCGGTTGGGGTAGCCCGATTAGGAGCCACTTCTACTTTTGTAGGAAAAGTGGGAGACGATGTACTGGGTAGATTTTTAAAGGATACCTTAGAGGATTATAAAGTAAAGACGTCTCGTATGATACTTTCATCAGAAGCGAAGACAGGCGTTGTTTTTGTTACGAATGCAGAAAATGGGGAAAGAAGCTTCGAATTCTACATATACCCAAGTGCAGATCAATTTTTAAGAGATAGTGAGCTAGTCAAAGAGGATTTCACCACACATAAAATCTTACATATTGGTTCGATCTCAATGATTAATCAACCTGCCAAGGACGCTACGCTGGCTGCCGTTGCATTAGCTAAAGAAAACGGAATGTTGATTTCCTATGATCCAAACCTGCGTTTAGGTCTTTGGAAATCAGAACAAGCAGCAAGAGAAACAATTATCTCAATGCTACCTCAAGCTGATCTTCTTAAGCTTTCTGAAGAAGAGCTTGAATTTTTGACAGGGGAAAAGGATATCCAAGCGGGAGTTCAGCAACTAAAGGACTATAACATCCCTCTAATTTTCATTACCCTAGGTGCAGAAGGAAGTCATATCTTTACGGCAAACGGTCACACGCATGTCCCAGCCATGAAAGTGCAAGCAATTGATACGACGGGAGCCGGTGATGCGTTTGTTTCAGGCTTGCTATATTGTCTTCAAGAATACGAAGGGTCGCTAACTGCAATCACATTAGAAGAAGCAGAAGAGATGGCTAAATTTGCAGCAGTGTCAGGCGCATTAGCTGCTTCCACAAAAGGAGCCATGACAGCCTTACCAACCCTAGATGAAGTGAGGAAGCAGCTTGGGACATAG